The Bombus huntii isolate Logan2020A chromosome 2, iyBomHunt1.1, whole genome shotgun sequence genomic interval CATTCATTAGTGTTGTGATAGTGATATGAACGTGGTATTCGACTTTCCATTCTCATTCTCAAGAACTTAATCATTATACAATTCTAAAGATACTAATACTCCAACAATCTACTCCTTATTCCTTATATTCCTTCTTCACCATCCATCATCATCTCACGATATATTATCATGATGTTGAAGAGCAAACGCTATAAAATATGAACATCTTTTGTAGAGGCGACCAGAATGTACCGGTAATAGTTCATCAGATGAAAATCGATCGTCAGGACATGCAAGCATGTCGGACACAGGTGGCCACACGAGTAGCAGTTCACCACCGCATCGTCATCATAGGGCACACAGTCCACAGCAGCTGAACTCTGTGCCAGAAGACGATCGTTTATCGGCCTCGGTTACTCAGAGAAATGGCAGGAATAGATCTGGACAGAATCGTAACAGACACAGAGCTACACCCGCTAAGGTGTGCTTTTTGCAATAACATAGAAATCCATTGTTGATAAAAATCATTAccttaaatttctttttccaataACTATATTGTAGTTACAGGTGCCATGGTCAGGTTCTGGCTTAGAAGATATCAAACTAGCAATTCAGCAGCTTACTATGCGTTCCCATAAATCGTCTTCCACCTACTCCTCCTTGAGCGGATCCGAGAGTTCAGAACCAGCTGTAAGGAGACTGATGAGACACTCCAGCCTAGAAACCATAAATACCAACGTAACCAGTGCTGACGAGTTCGTCTGGGTAGACTCTCATAATCGGCTGGTAGAGTTACAGCAATTACCATGGACGCACCACGACGTCCTTCGCGTGTTGCAAAATGGTCGCACTAGAGAACACATGGAGCAAGTCTCTATGGAAACGATACCGCGTCTCTCTTACCTGCTGCAACGGGCGCTGGTTAGAATCGGTCGAGAAACTCAGAGACTGGCTAAACCTGTTGGTCTATGCAGTAAACACGAGGTATACAGCGCATTCAAAATCGTGCTTTGTCCGGCCTTAGCAGATTCTTGTACCAAGGTACGTGAAATAAAACACGTGATTCGTTGATGTGATAATTAAAGATGAGTAAATTGCTAATTTAATATACTAGGCATAAATTGCTTATCTAAATACCCTTTATTATCTTATTCATTAATCAatattaatagtaataaaacATATTATGTTACACTGATATTAGCAAAGGCTAAAATTGAGctgattaaaataaattcgtcATTGTATCCCTCAGGATTCATAAAGGTATAAATTCAACTTTACACCGTAAGCGTTTGATCCGCGTGAATTTAGAAGATGACGGGTGTCTCCCTGCTTGCATAGGAAATAACCCTAAGCGGACAAAGTACAAACTCTGTACTATATAGCCATGCactaatttttatatatgtttgtTCTATACACGCTTGCTTTAACTAGGAATCACTTACAAGGTAATAATATAGTAATGTAAAAACAGATAATACAATAAAGATAGGTAATGTTATAGTAACATAATTGGCTCATAAAATAGGCTCATATCAGAAAACACTTATTCTAATAGCTAAGTTTGTTTATATTGAATGTATTATATGTAAACAGcaatatttgaataatatttagaTAATCAATCGAGAAAGTACGACCATAAAACTAGACAACTTCTTGTCCCAGTAATAGACGGGTATTATATTTTGGCGACCTTGAATAACAGACAGATTTCAggcaaattattattacgttaGTACAGACATTCATCTACTTATTCTCTTTTTATAGGCCTGCTTGCGTGCTGCAGCGATGTTCGCCGTATCTGGCGATCAATTAAAGCAATCGAAAGCATCTCGATCCGGGCTACAACTACCAGTGGGAAGATTTCTTCGTTGGATGTCTGATGTACGACTAGGAAGAATGATACACGAGTATGCAGCCATATATTTGACCGCTGGAATCGAAAATCTGTTGGAAGAAATACTATTACAATGTATACCGACGGATCCCCATACAACATTGACTGCAACCATGTTGGAACATGCTATTGCAAACAGTGGAGATTTATGGGGTCTTCTGCAACCGTACGCGCATCTAAATGCTGGTCGAACGGCATCaggtaaaattattttgttaggAACTAAGCTAGATAGGCAATAATTATTTACGCGAAAAGTATTCTTGTATTTCCCAACGtgctaattaatattattttaaaattcattattttccGCTTTAACTCCATTATGACCCCATCTACTACTTAATTACTATAGTTAATTACGATTACTAATgtaattcttctcttttttttactGTTAACCGATATATTCCAGaacttattaaaaaattcatcaGACAATAAATATTCCTAGTAAGCTTTgaattttcttatataaattattagctttttaacgtattaagatgtattataaatgaaataaatcgaTCATTTAATCCATTTTCTTATCTTAGGAGAATACTCCCATATTCCATAATCTTAGGAGAATCTCATAATGTTCGCAGGTGCACTTGCCATGCCACGTTGGGCCAGTATCAGTTCTCTAAATTCCTCCTCATCATCTCGCAGCGGAAGAGATGCAGCGGGATCAGCGTTAGAACCGTCGCTTTTAACCACCTGCGTAGGATCAATGTCAGAACTGGTAGATTTAATATCAAAAGTAGCTCAAGCAGGACGTTCACCTATACCTTTAACAACCAAGGCATTGAATGCTCTCTTTTATTACATGAGGTGTTCGCAGGTTTGTCCATTTGATCCTAATCTTTGCTCCCCTTTTCTATTGTCTGAACGTAATGTAatgaaacaatatttatacagTTGGAACACGGTGAACGAGGTTCCGGGATACAAGAACTCGCATACGAACGAGCGTACGTCGTACTTCCGCCACTAGTTGAATGGCTAAGAGTTGCGACCGCTCATGCAGAACACAGGCACGGTCTAGTTGTGGATCAAGATGACATTAATCAAGCTGCCAGATTGCTATTGCCCGGAGTAGATTGTCCTGTTAGACCGATATGGTAATACATATTAGAATTTACAGAGTGATAAAAGTACCTTGGATACCCTATAAGGCAAGGTCCCAAAATATAACGTTAACTCTTTAATAAGGTTTTGTAATAAACTTCGTTCACAGCTTTGAGGAAGTTTCAGTCTGCTCGAAGCGCATTGACGATTCTGAATACGTCCGGCTCCTAACTATGGATATGGCCTTCAAGATGCTAACAAGCGGTCGTGCAGATTTAATAGCTCAAGCCATGCCTCTTTTACCGTCAACAAAGATCAACACTGTGAATGATAATGGCTTCACTGCTTTAATGATAGCGTGTATAAACAGTGATGAAACCGCTGTTCTAGCATTGTTAGACGCTGGCGCTGATTTAAACATCGAAAGTCCACCTCCATCCACTGGACAATCAGCGAACACACCTTCCAAGGCTCCAGCAGCTCTAAATGTATCAAATGCTAGAAGTCCAATGACGTCATCTGCTGTAATGACTCCAGGAAAGAATGTGCAGTCTTCAAATTCGTCTTCCAGTTCACCTAGCGCCTCTAGTAACGTTTCTAATAGTACATTCTGTAATCAATCTGGATTCAATGCAGAAACGCAACATTGGACTGCTTTAACCTACACGGCGTTGTTAGGACATTGTAATATTGCTAGAATATTATTGGAGAGGGGTGCAGCTGTTGAAGGTGGGGCTAAATTGAGCGAAGATAAATCTACGGTTACACCATTGCAAGCGGCTACGGCATCTGGCAATTATGAAATGGTTGCACTTCTGTTGGCTCATGGAGCTCAGCCGTTTTTATCTACTTTGATAAAAGATTCATTTTCATACTCTGGTTCTGCTCAGCGGGGCTGTTATAGgcaagtaaaatatttattttaattttcctgATGACAGATCTAATATAGTTTATTATTGTCCAAAAAAGTAGTAAATTATAATTGCTTTGTATTCTTATCTTACAGTGCAATATCAGTAGCAACAGCTCATGGTCAGAGGAGTTGTCTTCATCAACTGTTGTCTCACCCATTAAACTTCTCTGCCAAACGAGGAGAGAAAGAAGTATTGTCATTGGAAGAAATTTTGGCAGAAGGTAGTGCCGGTACTAGTCCTCAACAACAAACTGTAGATGGAAGAGGAAATAGAAGAGAAGGCAAAGAGCCAGTCTTTAATAAAGTTCAAACTAAAGCTTTACAAGAAGCAATGTACCATAGTGCTGAAAGCAACCACTTAGGTAAAacaaatttggaaaaaatcaTCTTAAAAAagtatacttatatattttttgtataaacATATGAATTTTTACACAGATATCACGATGGAACTTCGCGGATTAAAAGTGGGTTGGACGTTACATTGCTGGATGCATAGTCTTGCAACAGCTCACGAAATAAGATTAGATTCGGTAATAGATCAATTACTTCAAGATTTTCTTCAAGTTTGCCCAGATGACTATTCGACACAATTCGTACAAGAATGTCTCCCATTgttgtttaacatttttagATATAGTaaagtaagttatatttcaacTTGATTAAAGTTGAGTTGAATAAGGATATTTCTTATATCTTTCGGCTTGTATTTTTTCTATAGAAAGAAGGAACGACGCTTCTCCTCGCGGATATTTTCTGTACGTGCTTTGGATGGGAACCAATAAAACCTATTCGAGATACAACACTTTCTAGTGGATCCAGAATAGATCCCAAGTTTGTAAATAATCCAGAATTAAGCGATGTACAATTCAGAGTGGAGGGCAGAGTCTTCTATGGTCATAAAATCGTTTTGGTCACATCGTCACCGAGATTTAGGAATATGTTAAGTTCAAAACTGTGCGAGGGAAATCCTCCTATTGTACAAATTAACGATATTCGATACCACATTTTCCAGGTATATAATACTCCAAAAGAGCTAAAAAGCCTTAGCTTTTTACTTAAGATTTAAAccatattttaatattcagaTGGTTATGGAATTTCTATACCATGGTGGTTGTGCTACATTAGAAGTTAATCAAAGTGATGTTCTGGAGTTAATGGCAGCCGCAAACTTTTTCCAATTGGATGGATTACTTAGGTATTGCGAGGCACAATGTTCTTCTATGGTTGATCTCGACAATATCGTTTCTATGTATATTCACGCAAAGGTATCTTGTTTAGATTTTttagatataatattatataccACAAACTTTTTGTTAAAGaggaaatatgaaataaatgatTTGTCGTTTAACAATTTCCAGGTTTACAACGCCACGCAACTTTTAGAATATTGTCAAGGTTTTTTACTACAAAATATGGTCGCTTTATTAACTTACGATGACTCAGTTAAACGTTTATTGTTCGCTAAGAAATTG includes:
- the LOC126873842 gene encoding ankyrin repeat and BTB/POZ domain-containing protein BTBD11 isoform X3, with product MNVERATMDGCGQQPLFLTGTSGSGGISSPQQQTVQTGAPPEHYGGPLSLSICISDSGHEILRPKPRRPAGGSGRELYCPPYSKDFTESSPKNGVHNMVHMVAERDTDSVAPTPTPQHPHHSQHYHLSLHEIRALQRRPECTGNSSSDENRSSGHASMSDTGGHTSSSSPPHRHHRAHSPQQLNSVPEDDRLSASVTQRNGRNRSGQNRNRHRATPAKLQVPWSGSGLEDIKLAIQQLTMRSHKSSSTYSSLSGSESSEPAVRRLMRHSSLETINTNVTSADEFVWVDSHNRLVELQQLPWTHHDVLRVLQNGRTREHMEQVSMETIPRLSYLLQRALVRIGRETQRLAKPVGLCSKHEVYSAFKIVLCPALADSCTKACLRAAAMFAVSGDQLKQSKASRSGLQLPVGRFLRWMSDVRLGRMIHEYAAIYLTAGIENLLEEILLQCIPTDPHTTLTATMLEHAIANSGDLWGLLQPYAHLNAGRTASGALAMPRWASISSLNSSSSSRSGRDAAGSALEPSLLTTCVGSMSELVDLISKVAQAGRSPIPLTTKALNALFYYMRCSQLEHGERGSGIQELAYERAYVVLPPLVEWLRVATAHAEHRHGLVVDQDDINQAARLLLPGVDCPVRPICFEEVSVCSKRIDDSEYVRLLTMDMAFKMLTSGRADLIAQAMPLLPSTKINTVNDNGFTALMIACINSDETAVLALLDAGADLNIESPPPSTGQSANTPSKAPAALNVSNARSPMTSSAVMTPGKNVQSSNSSSSSPSASSNVSNSTFCNQSGFNAETQHWTALTYTALLGHCNIARILLERGAAVEGGAKLSEDKSTVTPLQAATASGNYEMVALLLAHGAQPFLSTLIKDSFSYSGSAQRGCYSAISVATAHGQRSCLHQLLSHPLNFSAKRGEKEVLSLEEILAEGSAGTSPQQQTVDGRGNRREGKEPVFNKVQTKALQEAMYHSAESNHLDITMELRGLKVGWTLHCWMHSLATAHEIRLDSVIDQLLQDFLQVCPDDYSTQFVQECLPLLFNIFRYSKKEGTTLLLADIFCTCFGWEPIKPIRDTTLSSGSRIDPKFVNNPELSDVQFRVEGRVFYGHKIVLVTSSPRFRNMLSSKLCEGNPPIVQINDIRYHIFQMVMEFLYHGGCATLEVNQSDVLELMAAANFFQLDGLLRYCEAQCSSMVDLDNIVSMYIHAKVYNATQLLEYCQGFLLQNMVALLTYDDSVKRLLFAKKLPNHDVLAGLLLTLQARIKARRSQQQNKITK
- the LOC126873842 gene encoding ankyrin repeat and BTB/POZ domain-containing protein BTBD11 isoform X2 is translated as MPLTERRSCNKKDCKCVICRELTNYRMPGNLEAPPRREGVNFILRRALPFTSKSPSKEWLNIGNNIPNSGDPKDGTAMEEINHREEMEGTMIPVTGCNIKKSDKEIAHKTVIYFGDTNQRPNHRFNGKESPAQLTNKGELKIMESKKEEQVADGLEDERCGGKGQNERQRSTASLVEEEDVKVTHEIVVNVSPSREDVLKIEEDESQVEDYWSLPGDNTGFKADWSFVQQWRLRGPAGGSGRELYCPPYSKDFTESSPKNGVHNMVHMVAERDTDSVAPTPTPQHPHHSQHYHLSLHEIRALQRRPECTGNSSSDENRSSGHASMSDTGGHTSSSSPPHRHHRAHSPQQLNSVPEDDRLSASVTQRNGRNRSGQNRNRHRATPAKVPWSGSGLEDIKLAIQQLTMRSHKSSSTYSSLSGSESSEPAVRRLMRHSSLETINTNVTSADEFVWVDSHNRLVELQQLPWTHHDVLRVLQNGRTREHMEQVSMETIPRLSYLLQRALVRIGRETQRLAKPVGLCSKHEVYSAFKIVLCPALADSCTKACLRAAAMFAVSGDQLKQSKASRSGLQLPVGRFLRWMSDVRLGRMIHEYAAIYLTAGIENLLEEILLQCIPTDPHTTLTATMLEHAIANSGDLWGLLQPYAHLNAGRTASGALAMPRWASISSLNSSSSSRSGRDAAGSALEPSLLTTCVGSMSELVDLISKVAQAGRSPIPLTTKALNALFYYMRCSQLEHGERGSGIQELAYERAYVVLPPLVEWLRVATAHAEHRHGLVVDQDDINQAARLLLPGVDCPVRPICFEEVSVCSKRIDDSEYVRLLTMDMAFKMLTSGRADLIAQAMPLLPSTKINTVNDNGFTALMIACINSDETAVLALLDAGADLNIESPPPSTGQSANTPSKAPAALNVSNARSPMTSSAVMTPGKNVQSSNSSSSSPSASSNVSNSTFCNQSGFNAETQHWTALTYTALLGHCNIARILLERGAAVEGGAKLSEDKSTVTPLQAATASGNYEMVALLLAHGAQPFLSTLIKDSFSYSGSAQRGCYSAISVATAHGQRSCLHQLLSHPLNFSAKRGEKEVLSLEEILAEGSAGTSPQQQTVDGRGNRREGKEPVFNKVQTKALQEAMYHSAESNHLDITMELRGLKVGWTLHCWMHSLATAHEIRLDSVIDQLLQDFLQVCPDDYSTQFVQECLPLLFNIFRYSKKEGTTLLLADIFCTCFGWEPIKPIRDTTLSSGSRIDPKFVNNPELSDVQFRVEGRVFYGHKIVLVTSSPRFRNMLSSKLCEGNPPIVQINDIRYHIFQMVMEFLYHGGCATLEVNQSDVLELMAAANFFQLDGLLRYCEAQCSSMVDLDNIVSMYIHAKVYNATQLLEYCQGFLLQNMVALLTYDDSVKRLLFAKKLPNHDVLAGLLLTLQARIKARRSQQQNKITK
- the LOC126873842 gene encoding ankyrin repeat and BTB/POZ domain-containing protein BTBD11 isoform X1, which translates into the protein MPLTERRSCNKKDCKCVICRELTNYRMPGNLEAPPRREGVNFILRRALPFTSKSPSKEWLNIGNNIPNSGDPKDGTAMEEINHREEMEGTMIPVTGCNIKKSDKEIAHKTVIYFGDTNQRPNHRFNGKESPAQLTNKGELKIMESKKEEQVADGLEDERCGGKGQNERQRSTASLVEEEDVKVTHEIVVNVSPSREDVLKIEEDESQVEDYWSLPGDNTGFKADWSFVQQWRLRGPAGGSGRELYCPPYSKDFTESSPKNGVHNMVHMVAERDTDSVAPTPTPQHPHHSQHYHLSLHEIRALQRRPECTGNSSSDENRSSGHASMSDTGGHTSSSSPPHRHHRAHSPQQLNSVPEDDRLSASVTQRNGRNRSGQNRNRHRATPAKLQVPWSGSGLEDIKLAIQQLTMRSHKSSSTYSSLSGSESSEPAVRRLMRHSSLETINTNVTSADEFVWVDSHNRLVELQQLPWTHHDVLRVLQNGRTREHMEQVSMETIPRLSYLLQRALVRIGRETQRLAKPVGLCSKHEVYSAFKIVLCPALADSCTKACLRAAAMFAVSGDQLKQSKASRSGLQLPVGRFLRWMSDVRLGRMIHEYAAIYLTAGIENLLEEILLQCIPTDPHTTLTATMLEHAIANSGDLWGLLQPYAHLNAGRTASGALAMPRWASISSLNSSSSSRSGRDAAGSALEPSLLTTCVGSMSELVDLISKVAQAGRSPIPLTTKALNALFYYMRCSQLEHGERGSGIQELAYERAYVVLPPLVEWLRVATAHAEHRHGLVVDQDDINQAARLLLPGVDCPVRPICFEEVSVCSKRIDDSEYVRLLTMDMAFKMLTSGRADLIAQAMPLLPSTKINTVNDNGFTALMIACINSDETAVLALLDAGADLNIESPPPSTGQSANTPSKAPAALNVSNARSPMTSSAVMTPGKNVQSSNSSSSSPSASSNVSNSTFCNQSGFNAETQHWTALTYTALLGHCNIARILLERGAAVEGGAKLSEDKSTVTPLQAATASGNYEMVALLLAHGAQPFLSTLIKDSFSYSGSAQRGCYSAISVATAHGQRSCLHQLLSHPLNFSAKRGEKEVLSLEEILAEGSAGTSPQQQTVDGRGNRREGKEPVFNKVQTKALQEAMYHSAESNHLDITMELRGLKVGWTLHCWMHSLATAHEIRLDSVIDQLLQDFLQVCPDDYSTQFVQECLPLLFNIFRYSKKEGTTLLLADIFCTCFGWEPIKPIRDTTLSSGSRIDPKFVNNPELSDVQFRVEGRVFYGHKIVLVTSSPRFRNMLSSKLCEGNPPIVQINDIRYHIFQMVMEFLYHGGCATLEVNQSDVLELMAAANFFQLDGLLRYCEAQCSSMVDLDNIVSMYIHAKVYNATQLLEYCQGFLLQNMVALLTYDDSVKRLLFAKKLPNHDVLAGLLLTLQARIKARRSQQQNKITK